In Persicimonas caeni, a single window of DNA contains:
- a CDS encoding response regulator → MVEIIVVEDELAHAELIRRAFETRADEFEVEVVSSLARARERLAETTPDLVITDLMLPDGSGIDLIPGEDQRAEYPVVVMTSHGDEKVAVEAIKAGALDYLVKSAETLSTMPHIAERSLREWNQMHELERTQQQLLHAQKMEAIGNLSSGIAHDFNNLLMGITGCTDLALGKLDEGNDARRYVEEIKKAALRGASLTRQLLAFTRKKEVEPRVVEFNEVVAEAKNLLRPVLSEDISFDVDLSDARLYVRCDPGQIEQVLVNLVVNARDAMPQGGQVRVSTTSVEVDEAGARRLGEVPAGEYVVLSVADNGTGIDPETLEHIFEPFYTTKDVGQGTGLGLSTIYGIVKQVRGEIVVDSEVGRGTTFHIYLPRTDEEPEQLTQAPTHDVEGNGETILVVEDESLVRLTVRGYLERGGYRVVTAKDGDEALAIAGGAAQSIDVLLTDMVLPGLKGPDIVEKVRGHHPDIQVLYMSAHSAEQLLADARLDADADVLQKPFTEIDLLTEVYQLLRAEPSVAIEDAAADAPTQLDERRERSQAGLLLVEDHDTARWTIRELLQDEGYTVYEAADGAAAVEVFDAHASEIDLVISDMRLPDVAGTSLVGELRQQKLDKQKRDMAVIFTSGKDADDPKVRQAVGAPHTTFLGKPVDFDGLLDTVERMLEALANDQARSAAQ, encoded by the coding sequence ATGGTTGAAATCATCGTCGTCGAAGATGAGCTGGCCCACGCCGAGCTTATCCGCCGCGCCTTCGAGACGCGGGCGGACGAGTTCGAGGTCGAGGTCGTCAGCAGCTTGGCCCGAGCGCGAGAGCGCCTGGCCGAGACGACGCCGGACCTCGTCATCACCGACCTGATGCTCCCCGACGGCAGCGGCATCGACCTGATCCCCGGCGAGGACCAACGCGCCGAGTACCCGGTGGTCGTGATGACCAGCCACGGCGACGAGAAGGTCGCCGTCGAGGCGATCAAGGCGGGCGCGCTCGACTACCTGGTCAAGAGCGCCGAGACGCTGTCGACCATGCCGCATATCGCCGAACGCTCGCTGCGCGAATGGAACCAGATGCACGAGCTCGAGCGCACCCAGCAGCAGCTGTTGCACGCCCAGAAGATGGAGGCCATCGGCAACCTGAGCAGCGGCATCGCCCACGACTTCAACAACTTGTTGATGGGCATCACCGGCTGCACGGACCTTGCGCTGGGCAAGCTCGACGAAGGCAACGACGCGCGCCGCTACGTCGAAGAGATCAAGAAGGCGGCGCTTCGCGGCGCCTCGCTGACTCGCCAACTGCTCGCGTTCACCCGCAAAAAGGAAGTCGAGCCCCGCGTGGTCGAATTCAACGAGGTCGTCGCCGAGGCGAAGAACCTTCTGCGCCCCGTGCTGAGCGAGGACATCAGTTTCGACGTCGACTTGAGCGACGCGCGCCTGTACGTGCGCTGCGATCCGGGCCAGATCGAGCAAGTGCTGGTCAACCTGGTGGTCAACGCGCGCGACGCCATGCCTCAGGGCGGCCAGGTGCGTGTGTCGACGACGAGCGTCGAGGTCGACGAAGCGGGCGCTCGCCGCCTGGGCGAGGTCCCGGCGGGCGAGTATGTCGTGCTGTCGGTCGCGGACAACGGCACCGGCATCGATCCCGAGACGCTCGAGCATATCTTCGAGCCCTTCTACACCACCAAGGACGTCGGTCAGGGCACCGGCCTGGGCTTGTCGACCATCTACGGCATCGTCAAGCAGGTCCGCGGCGAGATCGTCGTCGACAGCGAGGTCGGCCGCGGCACCACGTTTCATATCTACCTGCCGCGCACCGACGAAGAGCCCGAGCAGCTCACCCAGGCGCCGACCCACGACGTCGAGGGCAACGGCGAGACGATCCTGGTCGTCGAAGACGAGTCGCTGGTGCGCCTGACCGTGCGCGGCTACCTCGAGCGCGGCGGCTATCGGGTGGTCACCGCCAAAGACGGCGACGAGGCGCTGGCCATCGCCGGCGGCGCCGCGCAGTCCATCGACGTATTGCTGACCGACATGGTGCTCCCGGGGCTCAAAGGCCCGGATATCGTCGAGAAGGTGCGCGGGCATCACCCCGACATTCAGGTGCTCTACATGTCGGCGCACTCCGCCGAGCAACTGCTCGCCGACGCCCGCCTCGACGCGGACGCCGACGTGCTCCAAAAGCCCTTCACCGAAATCGACCTGCTCACCGAGGTCTACCAACTGCTCCGCGCCGAGCCGTCCGTTGCGATTGAAGACGCGGCTGCAGATGCGCCTACCCAACTCGACGAACGACGCGAGCGCTCCCAGGCAGGGCTGTTGTTGGTCGAGGACCACGACACGGCGCGCTGGACCATCCGCGAGTTGCTGCAGGACGAGGGTTATACCGTCTATGAAGCCGCCGACGGCGCCGCCGCCGTCGAGGTCTTCGACGCGCACGCCTCGGAGATCGACCTGGTCATCTCCGACATGCGCCTGCCCGACGTCGCCGGCACCTCGTTGGTCGGCGAGCTTCGCCAGCAGAAGCTAGACAAGCAGAAGCGCGACATGGCGGTGATCTTCACCTCCGGCAAAGACGCCGACGACCCCAAGGTGCGACAGGCTGTCGGCGCCCCCCACACGACCTTCCTGGGCAAGCCCGTCGACTTCGACGGCCTGCTCGACACCGTCGAGCGCATGCTCGAGGCGCTGGCCAACGACCAGGCGCGTAGCGCCGCTCAATAG
- the pdeM gene encoding ligase-associated DNA damage response endonuclease PdeM, producing MDASRLDIDLAGERLVLMGERAIWWPERRTLLVADVHLGKEETFRRQGVPLPRGGLDETLDRLTACVGATDAERLVVLGDLVHARSGLTDEVVANVGDWLDGLGAELVLVRGNHDRHLTDATSSWQMEVVDEVLVEGPFVLAHEPVEDGHGYVLAGHLHPTVRLRAGGDTLRLACFCFDEKVGMLPAFTPFSNGPVHKKAAGRRLFAVADGEVFGL from the coding sequence ATGGATGCAAGTCGACTAGATATCGACCTCGCAGGCGAGCGCCTGGTGCTGATGGGCGAGCGCGCCATCTGGTGGCCCGAGCGTCGCACTCTGCTGGTCGCCGACGTCCACCTGGGCAAAGAGGAGACGTTTCGCCGCCAAGGGGTCCCGCTGCCGCGCGGGGGCCTCGACGAGACCCTCGACCGGCTCACCGCCTGCGTCGGGGCGACCGACGCCGAGCGACTCGTGGTGCTGGGCGACCTCGTCCACGCCCGCTCCGGGCTGACCGACGAAGTGGTCGCCAACGTCGGCGACTGGCTCGACGGGCTCGGCGCCGAGCTCGTGCTCGTGCGCGGCAACCACGACCGACACCTGACCGACGCGACGTCGAGCTGGCAGATGGAGGTCGTCGACGAGGTGCTCGTCGAGGGCCCGTTCGTGCTGGCGCACGAGCCGGTCGAGGATGGGCACGGCTATGTCTTGGCCGGACACCTGCACCCCACGGTGCGCCTGCGCGCCGGCGGCGACACGCTTCGACTGGCGTGTTTTTGCTTCGACGAAAAGGTGGGGATGCTGCCGGCGTTTACGCCGTTTTCGAATGGGCCGGTGCACAAAAAAGCCGCCGGGCGGCGGCTCTTTGCGGTGGCTGATGGGGAGGTGTTTGGATTGTAG
- a CDS encoding ligase-associated DNA damage response exonuclease has protein sequence MTQELRQTPLLRPARGGLYCKVGGFYIDPEEPVDTAVITHAHSDHARPGHLIYYATRESLPLLERRVWTAEQAASPDEPRPHIQPVEYGESFVLGEAKVSLHPAGHLLGSAQVRVEHERDGTSEVWVVSGDYKRGEDPTCRPFEPVECDVFITEATFALPIYRWRSTREVVSDIYDWWEENRREGRTSVLFAYSLGKAQRVLAELTRFTDRRVLLHGALVDFVDLYRDAGVEMPPTKYVTEMDTSTDFSGELVMAPPSAFASSWMKRFGDYRTAFASGWMRVRGIKRRRGYDTGFVLSDHVDWPELLQSIEDVGARRVLATHGKTEALVRYLREERGLDAWGLESAYVDGGPYA, from the coding sequence ATGACACAAGAACTACGTCAAACGCCCCTGCTCCGCCCGGCCCGAGGCGGCCTGTACTGCAAGGTGGGGGGCTTTTATATCGATCCGGAAGAGCCGGTCGACACGGCCGTGATCACTCACGCCCACAGCGACCACGCGCGCCCGGGCCACCTTATCTATTACGCCACGCGCGAGTCGCTGCCGCTGCTCGAGCGCCGCGTGTGGACGGCCGAGCAAGCCGCGTCGCCCGACGAGCCGCGCCCGCATATCCAGCCGGTCGAGTACGGCGAGTCGTTCGTGCTCGGCGAAGCCAAAGTGTCGCTGCACCCGGCCGGCCACCTGCTCGGCTCGGCGCAGGTGCGCGTCGAGCACGAGCGAGATGGAACGAGCGAGGTCTGGGTCGTCTCGGGCGACTACAAGCGCGGCGAAGACCCGACGTGCAGGCCCTTCGAGCCGGTCGAGTGCGACGTCTTCATCACCGAGGCGACCTTCGCCCTGCCCATCTACCGCTGGAGGTCGACCCGTGAGGTCGTCTCCGACATCTACGATTGGTGGGAGGAGAACCGGCGCGAGGGGCGCACCTCGGTGCTCTTCGCCTACTCGCTCGGCAAGGCCCAGCGCGTGCTCGCCGAGCTGACGCGGTTCACCGACCGGCGCGTGCTGCTGCACGGCGCGCTCGTCGATTTCGTCGACCTGTACCGCGACGCGGGCGTCGAGATGCCGCCGACCAAGTACGTCACCGAGATGGACACCTCGACCGACTTCTCCGGCGAGCTCGTCATGGCGCCGCCGTCGGCGTTCGCGTCGAGCTGGATGAAGCGCTTCGGCGACTACCGCACCGCGTTCGCCTCGGGCTGGATGCGCGTTCGCGGCATCAAGCGCCGGCGCGGCTACGACACAGGCTTCGTGCTCTCCGACCACGTCGATTGGCCCGAGCTGCTCCAGTCCATCGAAGACGTCGGCGCGCGGCGCGTGCTGGCGACCCACGGCAAGACCGAGGCGCTGGTGCGCTACCTGCGCGAGGAGCGCGGGCTCGACGCCTGGGGCTTGGAGTCCGCCTACGTCGACGGAGGACCCTACGCATGA
- a CDS encoding response regulator has translation MSEQIKTPAEPLRILFVEDNHDHAELVMRSLEDHRVANQITHVDNGETALDYLLRRKEYQDPATSPRPHVVLLDLRLPRVDGLDVLKQIKADEKLRRIPVVVLTTSDKESDIARAYDLNANAYLVKPIDFSKFVELLRDLGFFWLAWNRPPEVPNGESD, from the coding sequence ATGTCCGAACAAATCAAAACTCCGGCCGAACCCCTGCGCATCCTCTTTGTCGAGGACAATCACGACCACGCCGAATTGGTCATGCGCAGCCTGGAAGACCACCGCGTGGCCAATCAAATCACGCACGTCGACAACGGCGAGACTGCGCTCGACTACCTGCTGCGCCGCAAGGAGTACCAGGACCCGGCGACCAGCCCTCGGCCGCACGTGGTCCTGCTCGACTTGCGCCTGCCACGCGTCGACGGGCTCGATGTGCTCAAGCAGATCAAGGCCGACGAGAAGCTTCGGCGCATCCCGGTGGTCGTGCTGACGACCTCCGACAAGGAGAGCGATATCGCTCGCGCCTACGACCTCAACGCCAACGCGTATCTGGTCAAGCCGATCGATTTCTCCAAATTTGTGGAATTGCTGCGCGACCTCGGGTTTTTCTGGCTGGCGTGGAACCGACCGCCGGAAGTGCCCAACGGTGAGAGTGACTAG
- a CDS encoding ATP-dependent DNA ligase codes for MRRFADLYDALDMTTSTNAKVAHLVDYFSQAPSEDAAWVIYFLMGRRFKRPVTTTQMREWTYALADVPEWLFDESYYSVGDLAETISLVLDAAGLLRPSDNKSDNKSDKDEEDQEDLPLTAWVERLLTLRDLDEEAQKDAVTGWWTSLDMRGVYLLNKLLMGSMRVGVSAGLVTRALAKFTGHDKATISHRLMGQWEPSAEFFAGLLAEDTADADRSRPYPYFLASPLEQDPQELGEPEDWLIEWKWDGIRGQLIKRDHQVFLWSRGQELVTSRYPELEEAAQFLPDGVVIDGEIMAWEDGEPLPFSKLQKRIGRKRVTAKLREEIPVAFVGYDLMEYEGEDVRERPIEERRELLESFFASTHERFRLSEIVEAADWETYAELRETSRERKVEGFMLKRHGSPYRTGRTRGDWWKWKVDPYTIDAVLMYAQAGHGRRASLYTDYTFGVWTDDGALVPIAKAYSGLSDKEIRELDSWVRSNTLERFGPVRSVETEHVFEIAFAGLRPSNRHKSGIAVRFPRIVRWRHDKAPSAANTLGDVEELLEFHHG; via the coding sequence ATGAGACGATTCGCCGACCTGTACGACGCGCTCGACATGACGACGTCGACCAACGCCAAGGTGGCCCACCTGGTCGACTACTTTTCGCAGGCCCCGTCCGAAGACGCCGCCTGGGTCATCTACTTTTTGATGGGCCGGCGCTTCAAACGCCCGGTCACCACGACCCAGATGCGCGAGTGGACCTACGCGCTGGCCGACGTCCCCGAGTGGCTCTTCGACGAGAGCTACTACAGCGTGGGCGACCTCGCCGAGACGATCTCGCTGGTGCTCGACGCGGCCGGACTGCTGCGCCCAAGCGACAACAAGAGCGACAACAAGAGCGACAAGGATGAGGAGGACCAGGAAGACCTGCCGCTGACCGCCTGGGTCGAGCGCCTGCTCACGCTGCGCGACCTCGACGAGGAAGCCCAGAAGGACGCGGTCACCGGCTGGTGGACGAGCCTCGACATGCGCGGGGTCTACCTGCTCAACAAGCTCTTGATGGGCTCGATGCGCGTGGGCGTCTCGGCGGGGCTGGTCACCCGCGCGCTGGCCAAGTTTACCGGCCACGACAAGGCGACCATCTCGCACCGTCTGATGGGCCAGTGGGAGCCGTCGGCGGAGTTCTTCGCCGGGCTGCTCGCCGAGGACACCGCCGACGCCGACCGCTCGCGGCCCTACCCTTACTTCTTGGCCTCGCCGCTCGAGCAAGACCCGCAGGAGCTCGGCGAGCCCGAGGACTGGCTCATCGAGTGGAAGTGGGACGGCATCCGCGGTCAGCTCATCAAGCGTGACCACCAGGTCTTTTTGTGGTCGCGCGGCCAGGAGCTCGTCACCTCGCGTTATCCCGAGCTCGAAGAGGCGGCGCAGTTTTTGCCCGACGGCGTCGTCATCGACGGCGAGATCATGGCGTGGGAGGACGGCGAGCCGCTCCCCTTCTCGAAGCTGCAAAAGCGCATCGGTCGAAAGCGCGTCACCGCCAAGCTGCGCGAGGAGATCCCGGTCGCCTTCGTCGGCTACGACCTGATGGAGTATGAGGGCGAGGACGTGCGCGAGCGCCCCATCGAGGAGCGTCGCGAGCTGCTGGAGAGCTTCTTTGCGAGCACCCACGAGCGCTTTCGCCTCTCGGAGATCGTCGAGGCCGCCGACTGGGAGACCTACGCCGAGCTGCGCGAGACCTCGCGGGAGCGCAAGGTCGAGGGCTTTATGCTCAAGCGCCACGGCTCGCCGTACCGCACCGGGCGCACCCGCGGCGACTGGTGGAAGTGGAAGGTCGACCCGTACACCATCGACGCTGTCTTGATGTACGCCCAGGCGGGCCACGGCCGCCGCGCGAGCCTCTACACCGACTACACCTTCGGCGTGTGGACCGACGACGGCGCGCTGGTGCCCATCGCCAAGGCCTACTCGGGCTTGTCCGACAAAGAGATTCGCGAGCTCGACTCGTGGGTGCGCTCGAACACGCTCGAGCGCTTCGGCCCGGTGCGCTCGGTCGAGACCGAGCACGTCTTCGAGATCGCGTTCGCCGGCCTGCGCCCCTCGAACCGGCACAAGTCGGGCATCGCGGTGCGCTTTCCGCGCATCGTGCGCTGGCGCCACGACAAGGCTCCCTCGGCCGCCAACACGCTGGGCGACGTCGAGGAGTTGCTCGAGTTCCACCACGGCTGA
- a CDS encoding PAS domain-containing sensor histidine kinase, giving the protein MNDQPKNARNCPAPEATNANDTAYAAAHLEAIFESVVDGVITIDSCGYIHSFNPAAEGIFGYAADEVVGEKINMLMPQPFRREHDAYMERYQETGEKRIIGIGREVKGLRKDGSVFPLDLAVSEFWVGDNRFYSGIVRDITDRREARKERERLIQELGQKNAELERFTYTVSHDLKSPLITIKGFLGMLEQDMKAGNYDRMSSDMVRIANAADKMKELLDEVLELSRIGRVVNPSEWVDLEELASEVATLLSGPIEQNGVTVEISPELPTVYGDRIRLQEVLQNLIENAIKFMGDQDEPKIVIDSYRDEDEVVCCVQDNGIGISPDYLKKVFGLFEQLDPTKQGTGVGLALVHRIIEVHGGRIWVESAGIDEGSRFCFTFPPDKTRA; this is encoded by the coding sequence GTGAACGATCAGCCCAAAAATGCGCGCAATTGCCCGGCGCCGGAAGCGACCAACGCCAACGACACGGCGTACGCGGCCGCGCACCTCGAGGCGATCTTCGAGTCGGTCGTCGACGGGGTCATCACCATCGACAGTTGCGGGTATATCCACTCGTTCAACCCGGCGGCCGAGGGCATCTTCGGCTACGCGGCTGACGAAGTGGTCGGCGAGAAGATCAATATGCTGATGCCGCAGCCGTTTCGTCGCGAACACGACGCCTATATGGAGCGCTATCAGGAGACCGGCGAGAAGCGCATCATCGGGATCGGCCGCGAGGTCAAGGGCCTGCGCAAGGACGGCAGCGTCTTTCCGCTCGACCTGGCCGTCAGCGAGTTCTGGGTGGGCGACAACCGCTTCTACTCGGGGATCGTTCGCGACATCACCGACCGGCGCGAGGCGAGAAAAGAGCGCGAGCGGCTGATCCAAGAGCTCGGGCAGAAGAACGCCGAGCTCGAGCGATTCACCTACACGGTCTCGCACGATCTCAAGAGCCCGTTGATCACCATCAAGGGCTTTTTGGGGATGCTCGAGCAGGACATGAAGGCGGGCAATTACGATCGCATGAGCTCCGACATGGTGCGCATCGCCAACGCCGCCGACAAGATGAAGGAGTTGCTCGACGAGGTCCTCGAGTTGTCGCGCATCGGCCGGGTGGTCAACCCGTCGGAGTGGGTCGACCTCGAGGAGTTGGCCTCCGAAGTCGCCACCCTGCTGTCGGGCCCCATCGAGCAGAATGGCGTGACCGTCGAGATCTCGCCGGAGTTGCCCACGGTCTACGGCGACCGGATTCGCCTCCAAGAGGTGCTCCAAAACCTCATCGAGAACGCCATCAAGTTCATGGGCGACCAGGACGAGCCGAAGATCGTCATCGACTCGTACCGCGACGAGGACGAGGTCGTGTGCTGCGTGCAGGATAACGGCATCGGCATCTCGCCGGACTATCTCAAGAAGGTCTTCGGTCTCTTCGAGCAGCTCGACCCCACCAAACAGGGCACCGGCGTCGGACTCGCTCTGGTCCACCGGATCATCGAGGTCCACGGCGGGCGCATCTGGGTGGAGTCGGCAGGAATTGACGAAGGCTCTCGGTTTTGCTTTACGTTTCCGCCAGACAAGACGCGCGCCTAA
- a CDS encoding ligase-associated DNA damage response DEXH box helicase: MHHALTTWFTEHVGEPYGFQRAAWEAHAAGESGLIHVPTGAGKTYAAYLPALSEAIEGKSRGLRVLYISPLRAMSRDLAAALTAPVEDLDLDVDVETRTGDTSSSVRRRQRKSLPNVLVTTPESLSLLMSYANAERLLGGVKTVIVDEWHELVHTKRGTQVELGLARLRRWAPELKTWALTATLSNVDEAAEAAAGRGSAPTIIRADLERPIHVETAIPEHIDAFPWHGNLGLKMLPAVLDTIERGRSTLVFTNTRSQAEQWFHAILEAHPELAGAIGLHHGSIDRKQRAFVEQGLKSGEFEVVVATSSLDLGVDFSPVDRVVQIGSVKGIARLIQRAGRSGHRPGAACRVLCVPTNALQLFEFAAARRAVHAGELEPRRSMQKPLDVLAQHLVTCALGGGFEADALFDEVRESVAYAELTRAEFDAALALVEHGGETLKNYDFFQRVDHVDGRYVVESQRVARHHRSSIGTITSDPSVQLRYTNNKRLGTVEESFISRVKKGDRFVFAGRVLELVHFRDLKAYVRRVDGSPTRVPRWMGGRLPISTSLASALRHTLEQVRDDRLDTPELVAARPLIDAQRELSALPGAGTLLVERMESREGHHLFLYPFEGRLVHEGLAALFALRLGRVERGTYTLSANEYGVELLSPEPIPFERAVEAGLFDTANLLDDVRESINVGELAKRQFRSVARVAGLVFDGYPGSRKTNRQLQASAGLLYDVFDRYDPDNLLLDQSRKEVLELHFEQTRLADTLRRLADAELQVVDVPRPTPLGFPLLVERTAAQLSTESLRERIERMKRKWMQVD, encoded by the coding sequence ATGCACCACGCACTCACAACTTGGTTTACCGAGCACGTCGGCGAGCCCTACGGCTTCCAGCGCGCCGCCTGGGAAGCGCACGCCGCCGGCGAGAGCGGGCTCATCCACGTGCCTACCGGCGCGGGCAAGACCTACGCGGCTTACCTTCCGGCGCTCTCGGAGGCCATCGAGGGCAAGTCTCGCGGATTGCGGGTGCTCTATATCAGCCCGTTGCGGGCGATGAGCCGCGACCTGGCCGCCGCGCTCACCGCGCCCGTCGAGGACCTCGACCTCGACGTCGACGTGGAGACGCGCACCGGCGACACCTCCTCGTCGGTGCGGCGGCGCCAGCGCAAGAGCCTGCCGAACGTGCTGGTGACCACGCCCGAGTCGCTGTCGCTCTTGATGAGCTACGCCAACGCCGAGAGGCTCCTGGGCGGCGTCAAGACGGTCATCGTCGACGAGTGGCACGAGCTCGTCCACACCAAGCGCGGCACGCAGGTCGAGCTCGGCCTGGCCCGGCTGCGGCGCTGGGCGCCCGAGCTCAAGACGTGGGCGCTGACCGCGACGCTGTCGAACGTCGACGAGGCCGCGGAGGCGGCCGCGGGCCGCGGGAGCGCGCCCACGATCATTCGCGCCGACCTCGAGCGGCCCATCCACGTCGAGACGGCCATCCCCGAGCATATCGACGCCTTTCCGTGGCACGGCAATTTGGGGCTGAAGATGCTCCCGGCGGTGCTCGACACCATCGAGCGCGGCCGCTCGACGCTCGTCTTTACGAACACGCGCTCGCAGGCCGAGCAGTGGTTCCACGCCATATTGGAGGCGCACCCCGAGCTCGCCGGGGCCATCGGGCTGCACCACGGCTCCATCGACCGCAAGCAGCGCGCCTTCGTCGAGCAGGGGTTGAAGAGCGGCGAGTTCGAGGTCGTCGTGGCGACCTCCTCGCTCGACCTGGGCGTCGACTTTTCGCCGGTCGACCGGGTCGTGCAGATCGGCTCGGTCAAGGGCATCGCCCGGCTCATCCAACGCGCCGGCCGCTCCGGGCACCGGCCGGGCGCGGCGTGTCGGGTGCTGTGCGTGCCCACCAACGCGCTGCAACTCTTCGAGTTCGCCGCCGCCCGCCGCGCCGTCCACGCCGGCGAGCTCGAGCCGCGTCGCTCGATGCAAAAGCCGCTCGACGTCCTCGCCCAGCACCTGGTCACCTGCGCGCTGGGCGGCGGCTTCGAGGCCGACGCGCTCTTCGACGAGGTGCGCGAGTCGGTCGCCTACGCCGAACTCACCCGCGCGGAGTTCGACGCCGCCCTGGCGCTCGTCGAGCACGGCGGCGAGACGCTCAAGAACTACGACTTCTTCCAACGCGTCGACCATGTCGACGGCCGCTACGTCGTCGAGAGCCAGCGCGTGGCGCGCCACCACCGCTCGAGCATCGGCACCATCACCTCCGACCCGTCGGTCCAGCTGCGCTACACCAACAACAAGCGGCTGGGCACCGTCGAGGAGTCGTTCATCTCGCGCGTCAAGAAGGGCGACCGGTTCGTGTTCGCCGGGCGTGTGCTCGAGCTCGTCCACTTTCGCGACCTGAAGGCCTACGTGCGCCGCGTCGACGGCTCGCCGACGCGCGTGCCGCGCTGGATGGGCGGCAGGCTCCCCATCTCGACGTCGCTCGCGAGCGCGCTTCGCCACACCCTCGAGCAGGTGCGCGACGACCGCCTCGACACCCCGGAGCTCGTCGCAGCGCGCCCGCTCATCGACGCCCAGCGCGAGCTGAGCGCGCTGCCCGGCGCGGGCACCCTGCTTGTCGAGCGCATGGAGTCGCGCGAGGGTCACCACTTGTTTCTGTACCCCTTCGAGGGTCGGCTGGTGCACGAGGGCCTGGCGGCACTGTTCGCCCTGCGCCTGGGGCGCGTCGAGCGCGGCACCTACACGCTGTCGGCCAACGAATACGGCGTCGAGCTGCTCAGCCCCGAGCCGATTCCCTTCGAGCGAGCCGTCGAAGCCGGCCTCTTCGACACCGCCAACCTGCTCGACGACGTGCGCGAATCGATCAACGTCGGCGAGCTCGCCAAGCGTCAGTTCCGAAGCGTCGCGCGTGTGGCCGGGCTGGTCTTCGACGGCTACCCCGGCTCGCGCAAGACGAACCGCCAACTGCAGGCGAGCGCCGGGCTGCTCTACGACGTCTTCGACCGCTACGACCCCGACAACCTCTTGCTCGACCAATCGCGCAAGGAAGTCCTCGAGCTGCACTTCGAGCAGACCCGACTCGCCGACACCTTGCGCCGGCTGGCCGACGCCGAGTTGCAGGTCGTCGACGTGCCGCGTCCCACGCCGCTAGGGTTCCCGCTGCTCGTCGAGCGCACGGCCGCGCAACTGTCGACCGAATCGCTCCGCGAGCGCATCGAACGGATGAAGAGAAAATGGATGCAAGTCGACTAG
- a CDS encoding serpin family protein — MNAQMNKLATLLLSLALAASSAACGGAADDNPADNNANNNAPSDFGEARSDKQRLTNPQVPQADQETLVDGNTAFALDLYAEVADEEDNIFYSPHSISIALAMTYAGARNDTATEMAQVMHYDLPQDRLHPAFNWLDLHLMDLAEEPVNEESEPFQLSVANSIWGQKDYHFESDFLDTLAVNYGAGLRTLDFIEETEASRQTINTWVEDETEDRIKNLLPQGTITQGTRLVLTNAIYFKASWLSAFDEQMTSQGDFTLRDGSTVTADLMQQTAQFPYADMGDYRAVQLPYDGGDVSMLVILPDDLATFESSFDASKLDAVDAALASERVKLTFPKFEFEAPLMLTGILQDMGMVAPFQNADFSGMTGQVGLAITDVVHKAFVAVDEEGTEAAAATAVVVGETSVPPTPVEFRADKPFIFMIRDNQTGSILFMGRIVDPTA, encoded by the coding sequence ATGAATGCCCAAATGAACAAACTCGCGACTCTTCTGTTGAGCCTGGCGCTCGCGGCCTCCTCGGCGGCGTGCGGCGGGGCGGCCGACGACAACCCCGCCGACAACAACGCCAACAACAACGCGCCGTCGGACTTCGGCGAGGCGCGCTCGGACAAGCAGCGGCTGACGAATCCGCAGGTGCCGCAGGCGGACCAGGAGACGCTCGTCGACGGCAACACCGCCTTCGCGCTCGACCTGTACGCCGAGGTGGCCGACGAAGAGGACAATATCTTCTACTCGCCGCACAGCATCTCGATCGCGCTGGCGATGACCTACGCCGGCGCGCGCAACGACACGGCCACCGAGATGGCGCAGGTGATGCACTACGACCTGCCGCAGGACCGGCTTCACCCGGCGTTCAACTGGCTCGATCTGCACCTGATGGACCTGGCCGAAGAGCCGGTCAACGAAGAGTCCGAGCCGTTCCAGTTGAGCGTGGCGAACTCCATCTGGGGCCAGAAGGACTACCACTTCGAGTCCGACTTTCTGGACACGCTCGCGGTCAACTACGGCGCCGGGCTGCGCACACTCGACTTCATCGAAGAGACCGAGGCGTCGCGCCAGACGATCAACACCTGGGTCGAGGACGAGACCGAAGACCGCATCAAGAACCTGCTGCCGCAGGGCACCATCACCCAGGGAACGCGTCTGGTGCTGACCAACGCCATCTACTTCAAGGCCTCCTGGCTGAGCGCGTTCGACGAGCAGATGACCTCGCAGGGCGACTTCACGCTGCGCGACGGCTCGACGGTCACCGCCGATCTGATGCAGCAGACCGCCCAGTTCCCCTACGCCGACATGGGTGATTACCGGGCCGTGCAGCTTCCGTACGACGGCGGCGACGTCTCCATGCTGGTCATCCTCCCCGACGACCTGGCGACCTTCGAAAGTAGCTTCGACGCGTCCAAGCTCGACGCGGTCGACGCGGCGCTTGCCAGCGAGCGCGTGAAGCTGACCTTCCCCAAATTCGAGTTCGAAGCCCCGCTGATGCTCACCGGCATCCTGCAGGACATGGGCATGGTCGCGCCGTTCCAGAACGCCGACTTCTCGGGCATGACCGGCCAAGTCGGCCTGGCCATCACCGACGTGGTACATAAAGCGTTCGTGGCGGTCGACGAAGAGGGCACCGAGGCGGCTGCGGCCACCGCGGTCGTCGTCGGCGAAACGTCGGTCCCGCCCACTCCCGTGGAGTTCCGGGCGGACAAGCCGTTCATCTTCATGATTCGCGACAATCAGACCGGCAGCATCTTGTTTATGGGTCGGATTGTCGACCCGACGGCGTGA